The nucleotide sequence GAGTTGATGAATATGCTACATGCAACTGGTGTGCAGTGGAATTCTTATACGAAGATGGGGCAGACACGGGGCTCGAATCATGCATCTATACATATACAACGACAACAGACTCGCGCCAAAAGGAATTTTATATTTTCCGGACGAGGGGCTAGCGCGTTCCGCATGCTCTTGGTCATTGGCTTCATCTTATTCAGTTTCATGTTCGGCACGTTTATCCAAACCGCTTTCGGTTCCGAGGAAGCAAGCCGAACTATGGATGAAGCGAATTTCGCTATTCAACCGCAGACTGCAGCTGATGCGATGGGCCTGGATCTGGCTCAAGAATCCAATCAACGGCATGTAGTCG is from Xylanibacillus composti and encodes:
- a CDS encoding LysM peptidoglycan-binding domain-containing protein is translated as MLLVIGFILFSFMFGTFIQTAFGSEEASRTMDEANFAIQPQTAADAMGLDLAQESNQRHVVVAGDTLWALAQAHAPETMDLRQYVHEIKVLNKMQQSVIYEGQVIWLP